In Drosophila santomea strain STO CAGO 1482 chromosome 3L, Prin_Dsan_1.1, whole genome shotgun sequence, a single window of DNA contains:
- the LOC120449770 gene encoding signal recognition particle 9 kDa protein: MVFVKNWEDFEIAAENMYLANPQNCRYTMKYVHSKGHILLKMTDNVKCVQYKAENMPDLKKIEKITSNLVGHMASKE, from the exons atggtttttgtAAAGAACTGGGAGGATTTCGAGATTGCCGCCGAAAACATGTATTTGGCCAATCCCCAGAACTGTCGATATACCATGAAATACGTGCACTCCAAGGGTCACATACTGCTAAAAATGACGGACAACGTAAAG TGCGTGCAGTACAAAGCGGAGAACATGCCGGATCTGAAGAAAATCGAGAAGATCACCAGCAATTTGGTGGGACACATGGCCTCCAAGGAATAA